ATGCGCCGATCGTGAGGTCGAGGTACGCATCGAGACCGAATACATCGAGCTTGACCTCCGCAGCACTCCGGACGTTCCCAGTCACGACGCTCTGCGGCACCCCGAGGTCAGCCAGGGCGGCGAGCACTGCCGCTGCCCCCGGCAGCGCATGCCCACGCTCCCGCAGCTCGGGCGCCCGCCGCACGTGTACATCCCCAAGCGCCGCGGCGAACCGGTCGAACAGCTCAGGGCTGTACTCCACGCCGTGAAGCCACGCCGTCTCCCGCAGGATCACCCGCTCCGTCGACCCCGTGACCGCTGCCTGCTCCCGCATCGGCAGACCGGTTACTGCCTCGAACGCCTCGGCCCATAGCTCCCGGCCGAGGCCCCGCGTCGCCATGAGCGTGTGGTCGATGTCCCACAGCACCAGCCGCAACACAACGGCTCCCCTCGTCAGATCAACCGGCCTTGCCCCCTGTGCGTAGCGTGCACCATACGCTGAGTACAAACTCACGGCGGAGGTAGGACATGGTCGCCCCCGATCTCCCCATGGGAGACCGAGTCAGGCACTACCGCGGCTCTCGGCGCCAGGACGTTCTGGCCGGGCTGGTCGGTATCAGCCCCGATTACCTGTCTCAGATCGAACGAGGCCTCAAGGTCCCTTCCTTGCCCATCCTCCACGCCCTCGCGCAAGAGCTGGGAGTACCAACCGCAGCACTGCTTGCCGAGGAGAGGCCGATGGCCGAGCCCATCGCCGACACCACCGAGTCCGAGGTAGCACGCGCACTGCTCGGCTACGGCCCTCCCCGCAGCACTGCGCCCGATCCGCCAGCCGTACTACGAGAGCGGGTTGAGTCTGCGTGGCGTAGCTGGCAGAGCAGCCCCACCCGCTTCACGGAAGCCGCCACGGTGCTGCCGGACCTCATCGCGGACACTGAGCACGCCGTCCGAAAGGCCCGGACCCTGCCCGATGACGCCGCCCGTCGGGCCGTGCTGAGGGCCGCCGCCGACCTGTACTGCCTGCTTCGCTCGTACCTTCGCCGCACGGGCCGGGTCGACCTCGCGACTCTCGCTGCGGATCGGGCGATGCGGGCGGCCGAGGATGCCGACGATCCGCTACGGATCGCTGCGGCGCAGTGGAACCTTGGTCACGTTCTCCTCGCCGCAGGCGACGCTGCGGAGGCCGAGGAGATGGCTCTGATGGCTGTCGAACAACTGGCGGCTCAGCAGATGGACGACGCAGACCGGACCGCGATGGCGGGCGCCCTGCATTTGGTGGCAGTTGTGGCGGCGGCGCGGCGCCGCAGGTGGTGGGAGGCACGCGACCGGCTTCGGCAGTACGCGGCGCCTGCGGCCCGCGCGGTGGCGGACAGCAGCAACGTGGCGTGGACGGTGTTCGGTCCTACCAACGTCGCGCTGCACGCTGTCTCGATCGAGATGGAGGCCGGGGAAGCGGGTGAAGCATTGCGTACGGCGGATGCCATCGACACGAGCGGACTTCCCTCGCTCGAAAGGGAGTTCACGTTCGGCCTGGAGGTGGCCCACTGTCACAGTCTGCGCCGTGACGATGCTGCGGCTCTCCTCTCCCTGCTCGGCTTGGAGGCCGTCGCCCCCGAGGATCTCGCGCGTACGCCGCTAGCGCGGCAACTGATCCTCACAGTGATTCGGCGTGCCCGTGCGATGCACGCGCGACAGGCCGA
This is a stretch of genomic DNA from Streptomyces sp. NA04227. It encodes these proteins:
- a CDS encoding HAD family hydrolase; amino-acid sequence: MLRLVLWDIDHTLMATRGLGRELWAEAFEAVTGLPMREQAAVTGSTERVILRETAWLHGVEYSPELFDRFAAALGDVHVRRAPELRERGHALPGAAAVLAALADLGVPQSVVTGNVRSAAEVKLDVFGLDAYLDLTIGAFAEDGEGRPELLRTALARARVGAEDAVFLGDTPADVTGGRGAGIRVVAVATGRTTADELRAAGARVVLEGLTDTERVVGAVVRLQT
- a CDS encoding helix-turn-helix domain-containing protein encodes the protein MGDRVRHYRGSRRQDVLAGLVGISPDYLSQIERGLKVPSLPILHALAQELGVPTAALLAEERPMAEPIADTTESEVARALLGYGPPRSTAPDPPAVLRERVESAWRSWQSSPTRFTEAATVLPDLIADTEHAVRKARTLPDDAARRAVLRAAADLYCLLRSYLRRTGRVDLATLAADRAMRAAEDADDPLRIAAAQWNLGHVLLAAGDAAEAEEMALMAVEQLAAQQMDDADRTAMAGALHLVAVVAAARRRRWWEARDRLRQYAAPAARAVADSSNVAWTVFGPTNVALHAVSIEMEAGEAGEALRTADAIDTSGLPSLEREFTFGLEVAHCHSLRRDDAAALLSLLGLEAVAPEDLARTPLARQLILTVIRRARAMHARQAEQLASRIGLV